The Corythoichthys intestinalis isolate RoL2023-P3 chromosome 19, ASM3026506v1, whole genome shotgun sequence nucleotide sequence ATGCCCAGGGCCTTAGAAGCCCCCTTGCTAATAACCACCATCCAAGACCTCCTGGTCCCTCTTCTAGCCCCATCCACAGACCCGCTCCCTCTCCGCACCTGCAGCCTCCCACTTCCTCCTCTATTAACCCACCAGGATTGATGCATCCTCTCCCTCGGCACTACTACCCTGGTTTGCACTCTCCTCCACTTATGCTACCAAGAGGCCCTGTGCCAATGCCTCCTATAATGAACTTTGGCATTCCTTCCTTTAGCCCCCTCCTACCCCAGCCCACAGTCCTGGTACCGTACCCTATTATCGTTCCCCTTCCAGTCCCAATACCAATTCCAATACCCATTCCAGTCCCTCCAAAAAGAAATCTTGAAACCCCAAATCATACTGGTGTTATACAACCTGTGCCAGAGGGAATAGACAGATGTAGATCGATACCTGCAAGGTTTCCTTCTCCTGGGATTCCTGAAGGAAACAGCCAATTGCTACACCACAGAATAAGTGGAAATGTGCCTCATAGTCTCCCTTCACCCAGTGACCCCAATTCCAAAGACATAGGTTGGGTTAAATCAGAGAGGCCATTCTCGTCCCCATCATTGATGTGCCACAGTGGGTCATTGTCCCCACGAGCACAGTATAACACATCGCCCTCCTCTGCACGCAGCTCAGAAGGTCAGATGGACTATAAACAACAACAGCACTCAGAAAGACAAGTTATACAGAGGGTTCTCCAGAGAACACAGGTGAAGGTAGAACCCAATGTTAAAACAGCTGTAGACCTTTTGGGGATAGAGGAGTCAGGTTCTATGCAGGGTACCAGATCAGGTCTCAGTAGATCTAGCCCACCTCCACCATCATCACAGCCCTCTTCACATGACACTATATACCAACATCAGGACTGCCACACCTCACCGTCACGCATACCAACAATCCCTACAGTGAACAACAACCAATATGATTCTTTGACTTctgcccctaaatctcaaaaccaTGGTCCAAATGGGATTTCCTCAGTGCTATCCATAGCCTGCTCGGGCTCAGCCTTACCCCAGAAAGTACCCATATCACCCGCAGATCCTGCATTAACTGAGTTGGAATCCATAAAAGAAAACAAGTGCTCAGTTGTCTGCCCTGTCCGAGTTGAGGGCCAAGTTAACCAAACAGAAGAACCTTCAGCAGTAGTTAGGGATGCAGGAGACGACCCACACTTGCCAGATGAGGACCATGCCTATGCCCTACCCACTGCACCAAAGATTGGTGGGACCACCACCCCACTGCTCTTGCCCAAACTCAGGGACAAGGGTAGCTTAAGGAGCCCTGCTAATACACCCAGTGCTGGAGACATGGAGCCAGCTCTAAAGAGAAGATGCCTACGAATCCgtgatcaaaacaaataacataGGTAAGAAATTATAATTGCAGACAACAGGGAACACTTTATGTGCTCAATTTGGTGTACACCGCAAGTCAAAAGTCTTGGGAAAAACAACTAAGGGAATTTAAGGAAAAGTGGACTAACTACTGTATATTAGCTAGTGCTTGGCAACCATTTCTGAATTGACATACCATGTAGTGAATTAAAACCCACCAATTATTCCAAATATTACATGACGAAGGACTAGAAAGTCTGAACGCAAACTCCCATAGGAGAAATTGAATCACAGGTTTCACATGTGCGTGGTCATTAAACAGCATGGCGCCAAAGAGAGAGAATCCTGGTTACCTGGCACTCTTTGGGGCTCTAAGGTTACAACAGGGGAAGGAGGTGAAGGGCACGGGTAGTGAGAGTCACTTTGAAAGGTGATCACTTTTGACAACCTGACAGTCACAATGCTTTGGTTACCTGCCAGCAAcgctttggctgtgcttgttgtatgtatatagctTATACTTATATCCTGGGACATTTGCCGTGCACAGATTGTTTTAAGGCCTTTTGTATCAGACAAGAATAGACGACTGATACACTAGAAAACGTCAAGCAGAGACAATGAAGTGaatttggctaggttcatactccaggtcttaatgcataaatctgatttttttgtcatatctgtttttttggcgtgcctgttcagactgcctttgtccattgagaccgctcAAGTATCACGTATgctcactaattcgcagtccgagatgcgctcagcaaagagacccgcatgcgcagaagcatcacaacaaattacacatgctagctgtatgtcattccagagtgatcatattttgatttccaaaaagaggacacaaataacagacattaataatccccgtttagtcttgtaTTCAAAGTTtaaatggactgatagaacgcatacacgcacacacacgagccttgacgtgtgtgcgtgaaatgatgtgggtgcgtcagtttgccccgactcggccatgtgtgcaataatgaaatattgctcattcggcgtacagaataaaaatcgaaaattgtaaggcttattcttttcctcattttatttttttatgactgtggtcaagcccgtttCATGCTTAAAAGCACAGTTCAAGCTaggctagggtgaccatattttgatttccaaaaaagaggacactcagcccggcctcaagatacttgaattttacaagaagttcactcaaagatgcctatatcactttaatatatttaaagtgtgcccccacactctggatggaaaaatgcattttgaaaaaataaataaataaaataaaataatgactaatatatactgtagatagatagatataatgcagacctatggaaatgtagtccagtcaatacacatacacatagtaggctatgtgccaactaaacatttttataaattactatagcgacaattgtccttgacaaattgttattcccattcaattgatattctcattcaatgttctagattgcacacaaacaataaccgaaaaaaactgacaaactattcaaccagcatgtttccaaacgtagcagttcaaaattacgtttcccataatgcttagcgtggtttagcttactgatagttagctgaggcaaaaatcaaactttgctaaaagtttacaatcatcggcagcgcaacgatgcgacaccaaacgggattttacagtcaaagctccgacagaagtcaacagttgccattatatacgtattgatcgtaaaaaaattaacaactgggcaggcgttgtggcaaaatcgtcaacccagtagatggcggtaatgtctcatgataggggtaaactgccaacaaaaacaagaagaactactccttccctcccttctagtagaagccatgtcaactgctgccacccagcggccggagggattctcttcaaattggtcccgtgaaaaatcatgaaaaactggacattttatgaatttataaaacccgcccggacgacgaggatactacgtgaaagtaggacttgtccgggcaaaagaggacgtttggtcaccctaaggtAGGCCCTAATacctacatggctgccgtcctccgtgcctcttgctctttgctgacgtaattgctgcatgaattccaatttgagagtcttgacagttcagaccgccagtcacgttttgaaaaaatgtggcccagatcagatttgaaccacatacgaaagtgattcagatcggatttgaaacggccccacttctatgcgacttgtcccgttcagaccgtcaagttaatgccttacTCGAGTcggataaacacaaaagaccaaaGACACTTTGAAACACGGGCGCACATCTTTCAAAGTCAGTGTGTAAGCAGGttattgttagaagaagttacaaGGTACTACTCTAAGACACAGCTGGAATACAGCTCTGAGATTTCTTTATGAAGCATATGGACAAAACCAGAATGATTCAATTATGCACGTCATAGTGACACCCTAGCTTGGCTGACTTAGGCACTCTCTATCATCCTCCTCTCTGTCTGCACTCACAACTGCTGTCCGTTGCCAACCAGATGTTAAGTATAGCAGAACAGCCTCCTTACTTTGGACCTATCAAAGGGCCCTCTTTATTTCACTCGCTGAGTTGGTAGTCCAAATGTCTGTAACACCACCCGTCCGTCCGCGCCCACTGGTAACTTGCCATAATGAGATCATGTTACCGTTTCACTGTATGTCCCGAGATTAATCCGCTGATATTTCAGACACGGTTTTTAATTTCAACTGCTCTGCTTTTCCGCTGGGTTGTCCCTCAAAAGGTCAACAGTCAActttaaaacaataaacaagATTTTAAAATGCTATTGAAAGACAGTatgcaaaatgttttcttttgaatgaatgtttttGGCAGAATCATAAGTATTGAGAGATTTCCTTTCACTAAAAGTGAGTGTTGTCATTTGTTGTGGTTTCAAGTGTTCCCTTAGTAACCGATACATATGAAATCACAGCGTGCTGCTTGTGTCGTGCAGACGGATTTATGACCCGGCGTTGTGTGAAACGAGAGCTGGCTGCTGCCCTATGTGAATGGCTTTTGCTCGCCACCTCTATACTCCGAGCGCAACGTTACCGTCCTCCCTTATTGTCTTTACAGCTAAAcgtcttttaaaatatctctcacTCTGACAGAAATGGCAGCCGGCTAGGGGATTTGGGCTCAGGAAACAGTTGCTTTTTCTGTCTAAATTTCCTCTCGTTTATTTGGGATATTTTATAGGCTTGTGTAATCTGAACCCACCACTTGAGTATTCGCTGAGCTTTGAAACTAAAACGCAATGAGACAGGGAGTATAGAACACTGCCTTCACATGAGTGTGTGCCTAGGCTGTTGGTATTTAATATGCACGTGTGGGAGAGAGAGCCCAGATGTTCTTGGTTTGATTGTGTAAGTTATCGGTAGTGTCGACTAGACTCATAGTGTTTATACGGCATgggtgaataaataaatgtgatATGTTTAAAGGTTCTCTTACATTTTATCCTCTTCtccacttgttttttttcttcccagtgGATGAACAGCACCCCTGTTCAACACAGTATGGCAGTGCCAGATTCAGTACCCCGCCCTCGTGTGGACGGCGCCAGTGCTAACACCTTCTTGCCTGCTCCCCACAGCCCACCAGTGTAGCACGGCCTGTGGACCAGCAGGGTGCCAAAGCAGAAAGACCAGATGGTCATGTGACGTCTATGGGCGGGTGGaggtggggggagggggggggtagATGGCACAACACCATCACACATTTCGGACCAAAAAAAAGTGTCACAGGGTAGTGTGTTCTGTTGTGTCCAAGGAGCGTTTGATACAAACCATCTTTTCACGTCTTGTCAGACAATCCCCTAAAGCGTGTTGATGTTTGTGCCCTGTCCTCCTAAcccccctcctcctcttccttgcTCCACACAGCAGACAAGGCACTGATCAGCCTTGTGTGGTCTTCTCAGATGGAGTCTGAACATGATCTCTTTCCAGGGGAAACGGCTTGTTTTCTCTGCCCAGCTTGCACAAAGAGCCACATTGTTCCTCTCCCCATATACCACACAGActccccgatccaggttttgggTTACCTGGCCGAAAGGGGGCTCAGACTTCAGGAGgagagttttattttttttttaatgacagctAGAAATATAGGATAACCTACTCTCCTCCATCTCCTTGCCCAATCTAAATACACCAAGACTTGATTTCTGAGGTATTCATCAAGTTCTTTCTCTGCCAGTCAGggagtggtaaaaaaaaaatcacagaggAATTTTGGGCTAAAGACTGATGACTGAGCAGTGAGACAAGATGTCTGAATTAGATACATGTAAAataatgtataaaggcaaagaaTTTAAGAGGGCTGCCTACTGTTACACAGTAGCTAGGATTTGATCACTCCAGTGGTCCTGATGATGCGGGCCATAGATGATGTTTAAAGACCCTGCCCATCAATGTTGGCCTGATCTTTTTagatggacatttgatttgacattTCCTTCATCTACTACAaagaaaaatagacattttcttttttgaacaAGGGAATTCTCATATGCAGCAGAATATGCTGCCTTGGAATTGTGTGCATGTTACCCAACATCCCACAGCGCCTCTTCTGGTTTCAGCCAGGTAGCGCAATGATTAACACTAATATCCACACAATTAACCGTAATcaattatttgttatttatgccaaattttttttttcactttctatGCCATTGCCATTGATtctgcctttttaaaaaggctGTTATGAGATGATTCCATGAAATAACaggctttatttattattattattcttttagcCAAATGTggtgttacatttaaaaaaaaaaaaaaaaaaaatcagatgctGTAGTATGCAGCGATCAGTATTACAAGTCCCTCTTTTGGGAACCAGTCATGAAAATCCAGCCAGATACtacgtccatttttttcccctatagTTGATCACAGATTTGTGTTATAATAACTTATGGAGACGCATAGATTTatacaaaagcatttttatttgtgTCATCGTCACATGAGGTATGTGAGAGTTTCGAAGCTCTTAAATCCCCGTTCTGTTGATGCAGTTGGGGTCCAAATGTATACGAACAGTGACAATATTTTAATGCAACACCACAAAAGAGAGTAACGTTGGTAGTGTATGCGGTGGttttaataatgaataaatgatCAAAACATTTACTgtccaaatacagtactgtactccTGTAATCTAGCTGTATACTGAATCcccactagagagcagtgtatgCTTTGGAAATGTTATACCTGTCGGTTTGTGATGAGACAGCACCAAAATTATTAACAATGCCACCAAACTGACATTAAATGCCAAATCTATTATCTAggatgcatttattttactcgTCTTACTCATAAATCactgtcacataaaaaaaagacccaagtgTATAGTCCTATTTGATGGACGATGTGGCGAGCTCAACTGTTTGAATAATCATATCCAAATGTGACCCCCACCTGTGCCATCATTCCAGAACTAAAACCACTTATGTGTGCTCACCCAAGCGTAAGTGTGCCCACTGTGGTAACCCATGTCACATCACATCAGCCCACTCATTCCAGCCTCCATGCTCACCACCACAGGTCATGCCATAATTAGTGGAAGTCATCCTTGGCTGGCCAGGGGACTTGGATAACAGCCTGTGTGATTCAGTCCAgaaaataagacaaaaaaaaaaaaaataagaatccCGTTCTCACACCATAggcccaaaaaaatcaaatacaaGATTGCCATTAATTGTTTGTTGCACATTTTAGCTATTGGTTATATTTTCCTACCCTTATGCTTCATGTGTGCTTACATTCAtttggataaaaagtaatttagtgcCACCGTTTTGTTGCTATCACACATTTAGCCAAGGGA carries:
- the LOC130908076 gene encoding sine oculis-binding protein homolog isoform X1 encodes the protein MPEMEKGRPPESKRSRKPAHPVKREINQEMKTFAESTMNELLGWYGYDKVDLRDAEANEIRNYRERRQHVSVLKENSLPKPKTLDSKVSHTVLAMKSVERESFTVPSSSSSSTSTSSSTAKEHKSAPVIVPLIKPSAVDDVQNVQIVCVWCQKEGVKRYSLCMGSELKSFCSEKCFAACRRAYFKRNKARDEDLHGERSPQHPHTEDTPRLVMKINSNVRSLSPVLQVCDWCKHVRHTKEYLDFGSGEERLQFCSTKCLNQYKMDVFYREARAALTCSSPARAGQEGRSDHNLVGQKLLTPESWNNGSSTGEALQRDKSPKGPTPIPGSSESSSISPSESSSSKLPVSGQRSLDRPIQPPPPPPAVEVSPHSALIPPPLPRHPLEHSPIPQLRMPFIRPPLHAQGLRSPLANNHHPRPPGPSSSPIHRPAPSPHLQPPTSSSINPPGLMHPLPRHYYPGLHSPPLMLPRGPVPMPPIMNFGIPSFSPLLPQPTVLVPYPIIVPLPVPIPIPIPIPVPPKRNLETPNHTGVIQPVPEGIDRCRSIPARFPSPGIPEGNSQLLHHRISGNVPHSLPSPSDPNSKDIGWVKSERPFSSPSLMCHSGSLSPRAQYNTSPSSARSSEGQMDYKQQQHSERQVIQRVLQRTQVKVEPNVKTAVDLLGIEESGSMQGTRSGLSRSSPPPPSSQPSSHDTIYQHQDCHTSPSRIPTIPTVNNNQYDSLTSAPKSQNHGPNGISSVLSIACSGSALPQKVPISPADPALTELESIKENKCSVVCPVRVEGQVNQTEEPSAVVRDAGDDPHLPDEDHAYALPTAPKIGGTTTPLLLPKLRDKGSLRSPANTPSAGDMEPALKRRCLRIRDQNK
- the LOC130908076 gene encoding sine oculis-binding protein homolog isoform X2, with amino-acid sequence MPEMEKGRPPESKRSRKPAHPVKREINQEMKTFAESTMNELLGWYGYDKVDLRDAEANEIRNYRERRQHVSVLKENSLPKPKTLDSKVSHTVLAMKSVERESFTVPSSSSSSTSTSSSTAKEHKSAPVIVPLIKPSAVDDVQNVQIVCVWCQKEGVKRYSLCMGSELKSFCSEKCFAACRRAYFKRNKARDEDLHGERSPQHPHTEDTPRLVMKINSNVRVCDWCKHVRHTKEYLDFGSGEERLQFCSTKCLNQYKMDVFYREARAALTCSSPARAGQEGRSDHNLVGQKLLTPESWNNGSSTGEALQRDKSPKGPTPIPGSSESSSISPSESSSSKLPVSGQRSLDRPIQPPPPPPAVEVSPHSALIPPPLPRHPLEHSPIPQLRMPFIRPPLHAQGLRSPLANNHHPRPPGPSSSPIHRPAPSPHLQPPTSSSINPPGLMHPLPRHYYPGLHSPPLMLPRGPVPMPPIMNFGIPSFSPLLPQPTVLVPYPIIVPLPVPIPIPIPIPVPPKRNLETPNHTGVIQPVPEGIDRCRSIPARFPSPGIPEGNSQLLHHRISGNVPHSLPSPSDPNSKDIGWVKSERPFSSPSLMCHSGSLSPRAQYNTSPSSARSSEGQMDYKQQQHSERQVIQRVLQRTQVKVEPNVKTAVDLLGIEESGSMQGTRSGLSRSSPPPPSSQPSSHDTIYQHQDCHTSPSRIPTIPTVNNNQYDSLTSAPKSQNHGPNGISSVLSIACSGSALPQKVPISPADPALTELESIKENKCSVVCPVRVEGQVNQTEEPSAVVRDAGDDPHLPDEDHAYALPTAPKIGGTTTPLLLPKLRDKGSLRSPANTPSAGDMEPALKRRCLRIRDQNK